From the Thermoanaerobaculia bacterium genome, the window CGGCACGTCCGGGAGGAGAAGCGGTTCGTCGGAAGGGACCGCCGGCCGGTCCTCTACTACGGGATCGAGGAGGCGGGCCAGGGGCCTCTCGTGCCGCCGGGAACGTACACCGTGAAGCTCGACGTCGAGGGAAGCCAGTACGCGACGACCGTCGAGGTGCGGAAGGACCCGAATTCCGCGGGAACGGAGGCGGACGTCGAGGAGGGAACGAAGTTCGCGCTCGCGATCTGGCGCGACACGAACGCCGCGGCCGAAATGATCAACCGGCTCGAGTGGGGCCAGCTCCAGATCGAACGCCTCCGCAAGATGGTGCACGCCGAAAACGGCGACGCGAGCCTGCTCGACCAGACCGCCGCGCTGGCGAAGAAGATGGCGTCGATCGAGGCCGACCTGCTCCAGCCGACGATCTCCGAGGAAGACCAGAAGTCGTTCCGGGGCCCGCTCGGCCTGTACCTGAAGCTCATCTGGCTGAACGCGGAGGCCTCGACCGGCGCCGCCGACGTCTCGGGAAACGCGGACTTCGGACCGACGCAGCCCGAGCGCGACGTCTTCGCGCTCCTGGACGGGCGTCTGAACGAGACGCGGAAAGAATTCGACGACGTCTTCGGGACGGACGTGCCGGCGTTCAACCGCACGATGGAAGGAAAGGGAATCGGCGCGATCATGCCCGTCGAGGAAGTGCTGCCGGAGTTCCCGCCGGCGAAGGAAAAGAAGGAAGAAGACTGAGGGGCTCGCTCGCGCGGCCGCGGGATCGCGAGACGGAGGAGGCGACGCGCCGCGGGCGGGTCCTGCCGCGGTGCGCCCCGTCGGGACCGCTCGGCGCGGTTGACGGATAGGGTTACAGGACCGTGCGCGGCGACCGGCTCCCGACGGGATTCGCACCGCGTCACCCGCACGGCGCGTCGCGACTTCTGACTCGCGATCCCGCGGCGGACGCTCGCTTCGCTGACGTCGTCCGTGACGGACGACAGAGTGGAGGCGGCGCCTTGCGGCGCGGCGCTGAAGGACGCGGCGCGAATCCGGTGCGCCGCGCGACTCGGTTTGTTTGGCGTGTCGACGACGCGCGGACCGGAGCGCGATCCTGCCGCGGCGCGCCCCCACCTAGAGCCGTGAGCAAGGCGAAGCCGCCGCCTCCCCTCGCCCGGCGGGAGAGGGTGGCCGCCGCAGGCGGCCGGGTGAGGGGCGCGGAGCGGCGGCGCGAGCTGTTTCGGAGGCGCGTATCGTCGCGTGCGGTTCGCTTGCCCGACGAACGGAGCTTCACGGCGATGGGCCGTTGACCGTCCCTGCCGGATGACGGAGAATACCTGTTTGGCCTGACACGGCCAGGGAGCTCCATGGGCGCATCGAAGGGGCGCGAGCCGATCCGCATCGTCGGGGCGCGGACCCACAACCTCAAGAACATCTCCCTCGACATCCCGCAGGGCCGGCTCACGGTGATCACCGGCGTCTCGGGCTCGGGGAAGTCGTCGCTCGCGTTCGACACGCTGTACGCCGAGGGGCAGCGCCGATACGCCGAGTCGATGTCGACGTATGCCCGCCAGTTCCTCGAGAGGCTCGACCGGCCCGACGTCGACTCGATCGAACCGGTTCCGCCGGCGATCGCTCTCGAGCAGAAGAACGGGGTCACGAACGCGCGTTCGACCGTCGGCACGCAGACCGAGATCGCGGACGCGATGCGGCTCCTCTTCGCGCACGGCGGGGAAACCGTCTGTCCCGACGACGGCGCGGTGGCCAAGCGCGGCGGAATCGACTTCGCGGCATCGGCGATCCTCGCGCTGCCGCCCGGCACCCGCGTGACGCTCGTCGCGCCCGTCCCTCTCGGCGCCACCGCGGCGGACGCCGAAGCGCTGCTCGCGGAGCTCAAGCGTGCCGGGTTCTTCCGGGCCCTGGCCGCCGGCGGCGAGGTCGAAGAGATCCCCTCGGAGCCGGAGGCCCTCGCCCTCCTCCGGGAAACCGGCGGCGCCCTGCCGGTCGTCGTCGGACGCTTCCGGGTCTCGCCGGAGAGCGCGCCGGAGATCGAGAGCGCCGTCGCCGCCGCGTTCGCGATGGCCGGGACCCTGCGCGCGCGGATCCACGACGAGGCGGCCGTCGGGACGAAGACGTTCCGCCGCGGTCTCTTCTGCCCCGAGTGCGGCCGCGAGTTTCGCGATCCGACGCCGGCGCTCTTCGCGTTCAACTCCCCGCTCGGCGCCTGCGCGGCGTGCCAGGGGTTCGGCCGCGTGATCGGGATCGACTGGGACAAGGTCATCCCCAATCGCGATCTCACGCTCGACGAGCGGCCGATCGCCCCGTGGAACACGCCCGCATACGAGTCGGCCTACGACGATCTCTTTCGGGCGGGAAGGAAGATCGCCCTGCGCCGGCACGTCCCGTTCTCCGCCCTCTCGGCGGCCGAGCGGGCGCTCGTCGAGAAGGGGAGCGGCAAATTCTACGGCATCTCCGGGTTCTTCGAGTGGCTCGAGACGAAGCGCTACAAGGTCCACGTGCGGGTGCTGCTCTCGCGCTATCGCGCGTACACGCGCTGCGCCGCGTGCGGCGGCGGCCGCCTCGTGCCGGAGGCGGGATGGGTGCGCTTCCGCGGCAAGACGATGGCGGAATTGAACGACGTGCCGGTCGGCGAGCTCGCCGCGTGGTTCGACCGGGTCGAGCTCTCGGCCCGCGAGCGCGAATCGCTCTCCTCGGTGTTCGGCGAGATCCGTTCACGCCTCCGTTACTTGAACGAAGTCGGGCTCGACTATCTCACCCTCTCCCGCGCCGCCCGGACGCTCTCCGGAGGGGAGGCCCAGCGGATCGGACTCGCGTGCGCTCTCGGCGGGGCCCTGACGAACACGCTCTACGTCCTCGACGAGCCGACGATCGGGCTCCACGCCCGCGACACCGGGCTGCTGCTGTCGATCCTGCGAAAGCTCGCCGATCGGGGCAACACGGTGGTGGTCGTCGAGCACGATCCCGACGTGATCGCCGCCGCGGACCGCGTCATCGACCTCGGCCCGGAGGCGGGCGCCAAGGGGGGCGAGCTCCTGTTTTCCGGGACGCCTTCGGCGCTGCGGCGCCTGCCGCAGAACCGGACCGCCGCCGCGCTGCGCCGGCGCGAGGGGCGGATCGCTTCCCCCGGCAACGTCGTCGCCTTCCGCCGCGGCCAGGAGCGAGCGATCACGATCGTCGGCGCGCGCGAGCACAACCTGAAGAACGTGACCGCGCGGCTTCCGCTCGGGCGCCTCGTGTCGGTGACGGGGGTCTCGGGCTCGGGAAAGTCGACGCTCCTGCGCGACTGCTTCTTCCACGTCTACCAGCGGCGGGTGAAGGGCGTGGCGGCCGTCGAGATCGGCGCCGTGGACGAGATCCGGGGCCTCGAGCACGTTTCCGACGTGCTCTTCGTCGATCAGTCGCCGCTCGGCCGGTCGGCGCGCTCGAACCCCGTCACGTACACGAAGGCCTACGACGAGATCCGGCGCGCGTTCGCGGCGACCGGTCGCGCGCGCGCGACGCGGGTCACCCCGCGCGACTTCTCGTTCAACACCGCGGGAGGGCGCTGCGAGGCCTGCCAGGGGACGGGGGTCCTCACGATCGACATGCAGTTCCTCGCCGACGTCGTCGTGACCTGCGACCGGTGCGACGGGCGGCGGTTTTCCCCGAAGGTTCTCGCGGTACGATACCGGGGAAAGAACATCGATGACGTGCTCCGGATGACGGTCGCCGAGGCGATGACGTTCTTCGCCGACCTGCCGAAGGTGACGCGCCGCCTCGCGCCGCTCGCGGAGGTCGGGCTGTCCTACCTCCCGCTCGGGCAGCCGACCTCGACGCTGTCGGGGGGCGAGGCGCAGCGGCTGAAGCTCGCGTCGTTCCTCGAGGAGAAGAGCTCCCCGCGGGGCAACCTGTTCCTCTTCGACGAGCCGACGACCGGGCTCCATTCGGGCGACGTCGACGTCCTGCTCGCGACGTTTCGCAAGCTGATCGCGCGCGGCCACTCGGTCGTCGCGATCGAGCACCACCTCGATTTCATCGCCGCCTCGGACTGGGTGGTCGACCTCGGACCGGGAGGCGGGCACGGCGGCGGCGAGGTCGTGGCGGAAGGAACTCCGGCGGAGATCGCCTCTTCCCCGCGCAGCGAGACCGGCCGTTTTCTCGCCCGG encodes:
- the uvrA gene encoding excinuclease ABC subunit UvrA gives rise to the protein MGASKGREPIRIVGARTHNLKNISLDIPQGRLTVITGVSGSGKSSLAFDTLYAEGQRRYAESMSTYARQFLERLDRPDVDSIEPVPPAIALEQKNGVTNARSTVGTQTEIADAMRLLFAHGGETVCPDDGAVAKRGGIDFAASAILALPPGTRVTLVAPVPLGATAADAEALLAELKRAGFFRALAAGGEVEEIPSEPEALALLRETGGALPVVVGRFRVSPESAPEIESAVAAAFAMAGTLRARIHDEAAVGTKTFRRGLFCPECGREFRDPTPALFAFNSPLGACAACQGFGRVIGIDWDKVIPNRDLTLDERPIAPWNTPAYESAYDDLFRAGRKIALRRHVPFSALSAAERALVEKGSGKFYGISGFFEWLETKRYKVHVRVLLSRYRAYTRCAACGGGRLVPEAGWVRFRGKTMAELNDVPVGELAAWFDRVELSARERESLSSVFGEIRSRLRYLNEVGLDYLTLSRAARTLSGGEAQRIGLACALGGALTNTLYVLDEPTIGLHARDTGLLLSILRKLADRGNTVVVVEHDPDVIAAADRVIDLGPEAGAKGGELLFSGTPSALRRLPQNRTAAALRRREGRIASPGNVVAFRRGQERAITIVGAREHNLKNVTARLPLGRLVSVTGVSGSGKSTLLRDCFFHVYQRRVKGVAAVEIGAVDEIRGLEHVSDVLFVDQSPLGRSARSNPVTYTKAYDEIRRAFAATGRARATRVTPRDFSFNTAGGRCEACQGTGVLTIDMQFLADVVVTCDRCDGRRFSPKVLAVRYRGKNIDDVLRMTVAEAMTFFADLPKVTRRLAPLAEVGLSYLPLGQPTSTLSGGEAQRLKLASFLEEKSSPRGNLFLFDEPTTGLHSGDVDVLLATFRKLIARGHSVVAIEHHLDFIAASDWVVDLGPGGGHGGGEVVAEGTPAEIASSPRSETGRFLARRPPAEFAGPGMRRAPR